A stretch of DNA from Oreochromis aureus strain Israel breed Guangdong linkage group 10, ZZ_aureus, whole genome shotgun sequence:
GGGACTAATAAACACCTAACAAACATCGTTAACCCGTCTGTCTGTGCATTCTTACCAGTGTGGACGCGATATCTTCAAGTCCATTCTCAAGAGCCAGCCATAGTGGAGGGTCACCTTTGTCATCCACCACAGACATGTCAGCTCCTCTTGTGCAAATGGCGTCCACCACCAACGGCAGCTGGTTACTGATGGCCAGCTGCAGTGCTGTTTGTCCCTCCTGGGTCCTGGTAGTTGAGAGACCCAAAGAGAAAATGGAGTAAGAACAAACGAAAACTGAATGAAAAGAATTTTGTAATCTGCTGAAATACGTTAAAATTACATGTATATTGGTATCATTACCTAACATTAATGTCTGCCTGATGTTCAAGAAGGAAGAGTGCGCTCTTGCTGTCCTGCCTTTGGATGGCCATGTGGAGCAGAGTTTGTCCACTGGACATAGTGTCATTGATAGATGCTCCTGATCCCAGCAGCTGAGCTGCTATGGTGTGCATGCCTGACACAGACAGATCAACAAATACAATCACTATTATTGATTTCACAGATCAATTTGATGACACAGAAGTAACTTTGTTGGGTATTTTGCTGTATACCTGTCCAGAGGGCCAAGCCCAGAACTGTCTGGTCCATGGAGTCTTTGAGGCTGAAGTCTGGGATGATCTGGAAGTTGTTGGTGGCATGTAGTGCGTTGGCTGCAAGTATCAATGTCAGAATGTTCATtacacacaaatgtaaacacGTCATTTCACAGAGCTGGCTTGCTTTGCAGGTTAGTTACAGGATGTAACAAAGTCCCAAATCATATACGGACCTTTTTGCTCCAGGATGACAGAGACCACATCTGGGTGGTTGTGAGCGATGGCCATGTGGAGGGGGGTCTGCATGGCCACACCGAGGGGGTCATCAGGTAGAGGCTTCTGTGTTTGCAGGTTAGGATTGGCCCCTTGCTGGAGAAGCTCAGCTGTCAGGCTTGCTAGGCCACAGCGACATGCTGTATGAAGTGAGCTTTCACCCTGAGAGACAGTAAAGGGACCGAGCATGTACTTATGACTGATTAACAATATTATTGATTTTATGTTAGTTTCATTGATTTAAGGTCAAATTGAGACATTCAGAGAGTTTGTGATTTATGATGTTATTCACTGCATGTTACAGCGCATTAGTTATTTTATGAAATctatattttttacttttctccAACAATCACTAAAACAAGCCTGCAATGACCTCTCAGTCACCGCGTGGCTCGGTTTGATAAAACCCATAAGCTGAGCCAACAGGTCTCTGAAACACTGATTGGCCTAATAGACCTGAGAAAAGGgtcagaagaaaaaagaaagtctgCAGCAAACTGTCTGTTCATGACCAAATGTTCATACGCACCCATTTGTTAACGTGGTTGACCTTTGCCCCATGAGTTGCGAGGAAAagagcagccgcctcattgtttgCAAGCGCTGCTCTCTGCATGAGGCAGTACTCTGTGACCAATAAACGGGGGATGTAAAGGAGAATGTTTAAGGCACAAGCAGCATTGGATTTTGACAGTAACGTGCAGAAAGGTTGTTAAGCAGGTTAATAACCTGTGGTAGTGTCAGGTGCATCGGGGTTGCTCCCTCTCTGGATGAGCTGGGCCGCAAAGCTATTCTCGTCAAACGAGGTTCCGTTTACGACCGGCGCATTGTCTTCAAACGGGTTGACAGAGGGATCCGAAGACATGGTGATATACTGCAGTGCCAGCCACAGCGCTGTGCTGCCCTCGTGATCTTTGAGCTCCAGGTCAAGCCTAACAAAGTGGAGACAGAAGGCCAggttacacacacagcactaTCTTTAAGGTTACACAAGCTTAAAATTGCAGTGTGTTCAAAGAGAAATGGAAATTAGGATTGACGAAGTACAAACctaacatttttcatttggtAGTATAGCATAAAAGTGTACATTAATACTTTGGTCAATAACCAAGTTATGACAGCAGGACCTCGTGTACTGCATTTCACACAGACTTTACTGAGGTGTGACTCAGTAACTTTAGTAGGAgacttgctttgtttttttaaagttccaGTTGATTCTAACTGGAGCCCAACTGATACAGGGTCTTTAAGACCAGTACCGACACAAAGACGGGTcagagcgccctctgctggacaaaCTGTGAAACAACACTCATAACacagttgaagggtgtttctctaGTCTCACTTTGCTGGTTGTTTTAAATGCAGATACTGATACATCTATAAATAAAAAGCTAATGCTGGTTGATACTGGCTTTACTTTGGGCTCTAATCCTAACCTGCCAGCTTCTAATCTCCCATTTCCCAATTGGCAGCTTGGCCGAGTCGTCATCACTGCTGTGTAACTACTACTCAGGAGAGAACAAACCCCAATACAACTGACTCGAGCTAGCAAGAAAagtctctgtgctgtgctgtgagCTTGAGGGCAACTCTGTCCAGAACCTGCAGCAGGAGTAGAACTGGTTAATGCGCTGCTATGCCACGCTCAGCAAAGCTGCACAGCAAGGACTACAGTGGCAAAGACGTAGTGCAGATTAAGACAGTGGAGTGTCAGTAGATGAGGAACTAAATGAAAAGGCAGCTGATTACTGCCGTTTAACTTCACAAAGTATATACagagttattttttctttaacgTGCGTGTCGCGGCTACTGGAACAAATCGATTTGATATTCCGTGGGAATCGCTGCCGTGTGTGACACGTCAGAAACAAGCCTAACGTTTGAAGGCAGAACATAACTCACTGTTTGCACTGCAGCAGCTGGTTGAACACCGGCTCGTTCCCTGATGACACAGCTTCATGCAAAGGAGttctaaaaacaataaaagactaAAATGAATGATGATTATACTTCACAGCATAATTAACTACCTTTACAGTCCAATATAAGTCATAAACCAAGTATCATGTAACCTACCTTCCCTTACTGTTCTGCATGTTGGGGTTGGCTCCAGCCTTGAGAAGAGCCTCAGTTATTCGCGCCATCCCGCTCATCACTTCGGCAGAGTGTTTCTTGGGGCTGAAAGAACAGACCAGGTGAAGTGGCGTTTCCACAGCCCCCACTGTGGCTGCATTAACCTGAGCTGAATGGCGAATCAGGAAGATGGAGGCAAACTCATCACCTGAAGGAAGACGGAAAATTTTCAGGTTTATGGAGCTCAAAATCCATTTTTCACACAGTAACAAAGTTGATACATTTTTGCAAGAAACAAGCGGGCGATACAAAGTAACGTAGAAAGGAGCCCTTCACCTCTTTGAATGGCTTTATGCAGCAGACTCCAGCCGCTCTGGTCCACCATGTCCACATCAGCTTTGTTGTTCACAAGAGTGGTTGCAATGCTTTCCAATTTCCGGGAGAGGGCTAGGTCTAATGCTAGGTCGCCATTGTTGTCAAGTTCATTTAGCTTGCCAGGTAACTGAAAAAAATCAGTAATAATAaaaaccagtaaaaaaaaacaaaaaaaacaacaacaaaacgtTGTGGTTTTGTACAATTCTGGTTACACCGTGACGAAGTCACTAAATAAGCATTTCATGGGAAGTTTGTGTGGAGAACTGACCTGCGCGTCCATCTCAATGAGATACAGAAACACCACATCTTCTCTCTCAATTTTGATGGCTTTATGGAGAGGATACTCCGTTTTAGATTTGATCATCTTGTATAGAAGCTGGGCACTCATGGTGCTGAAATCTTCTTTCCTCAGATCATCCTAATGAAAGGCACAAACATAAAAGGATCAGTGTCACACAAAAGACCGGGCCCATGATGGAGAACGTCTAATGAAAGACCTGAAAAATCACAGACGAAGAAAGGCTGGCTTTTGTCAAAGACTGAGATCAAAGCTCGAGTCTATACAACAGTAAAGGGGGTGGTAGAAGCTGACAGTCAACAGCCTACTATTCAAACAAATCCACGGGAAACACAGTGAAAGCTGGATTTGACTGCATTTTCAATGAGAATCGTTGGATAAAATAAACtcacaaaggaaaagaaaataagcaAAACAGGCAGTTCCATTTTGACTTCTCAGATCTTACGAGCTTATGCAATCCAGAAACATACTCATCGCTGGACATGCACAAACGTGGCTCAAGTTACTCACCCAGTGACTGGCTATGATCTCCCCACAGTAGTTCATTAAGGTGCTGGCATTTAGCTCCTCGGCTGTTTGGTAGAAGCGAATGCAGTTCCTGACATTCACTGAGGACATCACACCTTTTTCACACCTGGCCCAGCCAAGAAGCAGATGTATGCGTGTGTCACATGTGTCGCATTGTAATACACTTTGCAAAACTGACACCACTACCATCAACAATGCAGTCAAAAAACTCAGTATGCAGTACTTATACTTGCCTCTCTCTGAGCAGCTGAAGCTGGAAGCGGTTGGCCAGTTTCATCAAGTCGATAAGAAAGGCATCGTCCTCACTCAGCTCCAACTCGTCGGTATATGCCCACCGTAACATTGCCATGGCAACCTCAGGTTTGCAATCTGAGAACCAATAAAGTTTTAAGACAAATTAGAACAAAAAACGTCCCCTCGCAAAGTCACAAACCAGGGACGATGACAAACCACCCCCACAGTGGACTTTGAAAGTGTGTGCTCCAAAATAAATATTCTGCTATCACCCATCAACATACTGAGTGAGCTGAGCTGGGAATAATGACTTGGTTCAAACTGCCCTTTAAAAGCTGCTCACCAGACAGGTCCAGCTCATTGGTTGAAGCCAGGTTGGAGAGACTCCACACATCGCTGCGAGCAGCCAGCACAAACTTATGGGCATTAATCTGCTCCCCCGCTACTTTCACCTTTAGATCACTGCAAAACCAACACATTCATCACTGAGAAGCACGTCcatattaaacatattaatGCTTTAATAAGGCACAAACTAACTAGGAACCACAAATTGTCTGGCATTTACACTTTTCTAGTCTTACTCAAAGCCATTTTTGAACACACAGCACTCAAAAGATGACCCACAGGCTCCTTAAACAAATGCTAGAAAAAGAACCCCCGTCCCTAAAAATGACCCTCACCTGTACTGTTCCTGCTGATAGAGGTCGGCCACAATGTCCAGCAGACGGCTGATGAAGGTCTCTGCGGCTGCAGGGGTTGGGGTGCCCTGGCTAGAAGACTGAGCGGCAAGCATGGCGCAGCGCCTCTCTGTATCAGCCAGCTTCTGCTGCATCTTCACATACTCCTGCCTGAGCAGGGCCAGGTGCTTCTGCAGCTTGGCCACCTCCTCTGTTGCACATGAAGCAAAAGGAAGAGGCAGGGTGAGGGAACGTGAGCTAGAAAAACCTATTTTAATCACAGGTTATAACTGAGCTCCATGATGCGAGCAAACTTTCACCTACAAACAAGTAGGGTGGTCCaaagcacacacagaaagaagacGTTATTTGGGGTTAAGGTTACAAGCTTTGTTGGTATTTTGCAGATAACATCACCAGTGTTTAAAGATAATTATTATAGCAGTGTTGACTGCATGTAGTATTAAAAGCTTAAGAAACATTACTTGAGCACTGACTACTTTCATAACGCtgacttctgtgtgtgtgtgttaagaaACAAGCCAATTTGCCGATATTTTAAAATCCCTTCACAAGGCAGACAGAGACCATGCTGTCAAGTCTTATAAATCAGCTAAAGGAAAATCTAATGATAGTAATTTTGTTTGGCCAAACCTCAAGGCTATTCTTCTAAGTCAAACGCACTTTCTACACATCATCATGTTACAATATTAACCCACAGGAGCCAGAGTTTCACAGAGGCCCGTTTCCTTCCTTTAAGTCAGTAAAGTTTTAGTGAAGAAAAACATGCTGAGGTAGCTCGTTACTTTGTCCTCCCTTGTAAACCGTTCCAGGGAAGGCTACTGGTCATGAGGAACAGAAAGGGGGCGTTACTGAAAACCACATGACCAGCTCAGCACAGGAAGGGTGGTATGCTGCCAACCAGAACCCTGCTGAGGACCAACTGAGAAGTGAGAAAACGCTGACCAAAAATAAGAACGGTCGAGCAGGCATCAGGAAAGTCTTCCTCTCCAGGTTCACAGttttcaatcattttttttaaagctttaagaCAAAGAAGTCTGAGGCAACTTGAAATCTGTTTGTCAGGACTTGTGGTCAAAATCACTTGCAGACCTGGTGTGGCAATGACccaaaatcttaaaatattagTACATACAAAAAAATGCTCTCAAACTGTATCACCGACCAGAACACAGGTAGGGTAGTTTTAAATAAGCACGTATATCCTCTCTCCTGCTAACCACAGACTGGTGTATTTGTTCCCTGGGGTCAGGAGATCTCCCTTAAGGACAATCACAGAGCCAACCATCCTGTGTCTAGGCCAAACGCAGGTAGTCGGCTATGGCGTGCCTGTCAGGTGGTCCAGATGATAACTGACACGGAGTGACATTTAACCTGTCCTGTCAAGTCTCCTGTCCTGCATTTATTCTCCATTAACTACGACTGATAGCAAGATGTgttcataaataaaagaaactttACCATTGCAGTTAAACCTCTGACCATGGTCAGATAAAGCAACGTTGGACAGTCTGATTAGACTCATGAAGCTAACACTTACTTAATAGTCTTTACCAGCAATACCTGCACATTACTGAAGATGATATACACCTTTTAGGACCTAGCAAATCAGCACTCTCCTTTTAAACGTGCATCTCTTGCCTGGTTAAGCTAACTCGTAGCGACACAATTCAGCTAGCAATATAAGCGAGAGCTAACGACAGAGCTTCTGAGTGGCGAGAACAGCGTGACAAAAAGTGTCGCGATGCTTCGCATTTTCACCCACGGACTATGCACGGTTTCCTTCACCGCTACGGTATTAGTTGATTCGGTGATATAGTTAAATAAGCGCACGCGGATAAAAGGGCGTGTGtcaaacagccccaaaaatcaGTCACATACCTTCCGCCATGTTGCTCAACGGTAGCGCCGTGGCCTGGCGGTGTCTATCGCGATATGATGAAACGGCTCATAGTAGGCGGTGGCGCTGCGTTCAAGTGATTAACAGAAAAGActcagtcaatcacatgaccgtTACTATCCCTCCTGCAGGCCAGTATCCATATAAAACGGTGCTAACTCTGTTAAGTGTTTTTCATTCACACTACGTTGCCAGTACATTTATAGAGAAAGACGGTAACAAGGTAAGAACCAGAATAACTGACTGCAGAAACACAACTAATGTAGATGCTTTTGCAGTGGTGCATTATATGCTTCAATTAACACTTTAATGACAGTTTGATGGAATCAATTCCCAGCCGTAATGAAGCCGTTCTAGTGATCATTACCACCTGACAGGGAGCCGCACAGGTGTGCTTGTCGAGTTTTGTAACATGTTGCAAACGCTAAGGATAAACCTAACAGAATGATTCAAAGCTGTactaatatttaatttatgaaagctactgtattttttattagAACTATCAACAACATAAAGGTGTGTTGAAACATTAGCACACACATAGACTTGTTCTTAGAGGGGAAAGCAAAGCagtatttaattaaattcagaTTACCTCAATCAGAAATATATTAGCGACAATAACTGATTTAatcacaaacaacaaataatatTAATAGGACAGCAACAGTGATCCAGTGTGTTCACTGGGACACTGAGTTGGAACATCTGTGGACACCCCACCATGAACCCCATGTAGGCTAGCCCACATGGGGCTCGTAGCAGTTTAGCCTTTTTAGGTGCATTTCTGTGGGATGCCATAGTGGGCCTGTCCACAGAAAACCCTCGATGCCACCCCTGTGGGTTAGACCATACGGGCCCAACCGCGTGAGTCTTCTGTGGGCAATGCACTGGAGCCGGTCTGGCCTCCACAGTGCTGCTAACAGTGCTTTCACATGGACGAAGGAGCATGTTTGCTGGGTTCCTACAACAGCGtgacaatgacccaaagcacagcaccaaaatatttatttgaagAAAAAGAGGTCGGCCAGTATCCTGTCGACAACACACAGGCCAGCAGAGACACTAGACCTGATGTGGAGTCAGATGCAGCCCAAACTCAAACATCATCAAACTTACAGCAGGATTAGCACAGATCTGCAGGGCTGACTAAAGCAGATGGACTTATTTTACGAATAAAatgagttttctttctttctttttttaaactagaaTTTGCTGGCTAACCCTGATCTATTGAGCAGTGATGCAGTCTCTGGTCAGGTTTTAGTCTGACAGCCCTGCTTTAACACAGCTCAGCTAACATTAGTTGTATTTTGAAATGCTAAATAGAActtatttttaattacaaatGGTTCAATACATCTACTAAGAAATCAAGTTTCTTTAACTTAATGATTTTGCTGTTAGATTCTTTAAATTTCATCCTGATTGCCAGGTGAGTTTTTATAGTCACAGGCAAAGGTCACATTGATCGTGATCTATGACTCACAAGCTCACAGTTCACCGTTGATTCCAAGTGAACATGCCCGGTGAAACTTCCCTCAAGCTTTCCTGACCTATCGCATTGCCAACAGCATGCATCGAGCTGTAGCTGGGAGAGAGAGATCAGACAGGGAAAAATCACAGAATTCAATTTGTGTGCTAATTTCACAACTCAGAGACGTCTGTTTGAAACACACTTAGCTAAAACATAGTGCTGAATAAAAATAATGGAACACTTACAGCACGCATCAGATTTGGAACAAAATAGTCAGTATGTCATTGGCAGAGAACAAAATCACACCAAAAATGAAACTTTAAGCAGGCTCATGTGGCTCAGCCATGTCCATAGTCCCCACATGGAAATACACACTCCTGGCAATCCTACAGTGGATGTCGTCTTGAGGGTTGTACTCCCAAACCTGGAACAAGGCATCAGTGAGCTATTGGGCAGTCTGTGGTGCTTCAGGTCTGAGGAATGGGACAGCTAGTCAATGGAATTAGTGCTCTCGTGGTCCAGGACCTTCAGTGACGCTGTGGTGCACCAGGAGGAACCCACTAACCCACTGCACCATCACATCTGACAAGGAAACTGAGAATTGAACGCCCATACTGTTGTTTGACACATTTGTGGAACCACCCATGAAAATGGCTCGCCAGACCATTATTGACCCACTGTCAAACTggtcagatgatgatgatgatgatgcaggaAGTATAACATTCACCAAAGTGTCGCCAGACTTGTCCACACCTGTCACTCAGTGTAGACCTGCTCTCACCTGTgaagagaacagcacagggTACACTAAACTGGGAGCTCACACTATTGTTGTGGAGCCTGAAACGTCAGCACGCTTCGTGATATGATCAAGTGTTTCCTTCGCTTTGTTGCACAGGGTCCATGTGGTGTACGGTTTAACTGCTCCCATCGTTCTGTCAGAAAAACAACTCGAATCCCCCAAATCTAATATTTAAGAAATATTGTACAAAAATATATGAAGACTGATCTCTATATATCTCAGGAAATATAGTTCTCATCTGTCCAAATGTTTGCAATCATTAGTGGATACTGTTTAATATTCCAGGCCGCTGTGAAAATACGTGAACATTGGAATAACCCAAAGCAAACCTCAAGAACACAgataaatattgaaaaaaagtcatgttttaGAAGAACTCACTACAGGTGACAAGTTTCATAACATGAAAAATATACATCAGTATTTTGTCTTTATACATTAGGCAAAACTGCAATAGTAATGATGAATTTGTCGATGAGAGGAAAGAGCGACAAAACAAAACCGGCGTACACGCtgtatacacaagcactcaaaCGTCCGCAAACAAAATCCCAGAAACATTCAgcagaaaaccaaaaaaaacaacaaaaaccataAAACAAAGCATGCATAACAATTCCTACCGAGGACGATACAGACGATGGCGAGAGGCgctgctaaaaaaataaaacaatatctgAGGAGGACGACGCGTTTTTATCAGGATATCAAAAATGAATGTGTACACTCCAAACTAGGGGGGTTATTGCTACACCAAATTGTTACCAATATCCTAATTATACAGTCCCTGTATACTGGCTAAGTCATACTACAGGTGGTACACAATTTCTATACTTGCCTggtttttttgacatttttaagaCTTTGTCAACGCAGGATGAAGTGGCCGAGCTTTTTATTAGGAGGcacttttgaaaagaaaaaaaaagaccaacaaAATTTAGCATGCACAAAAAACCCCGATGGGGTGTGTTAGACTGAatatagaaagaaaaatcattCAGGTGCATGTGATGCCGAGTCCTGAGCATTAAAGGACCCACGAGAACAGCTGTGTATTCCTTAG
This window harbors:
- the ankfy1 gene encoding rabankyrin-5 isoform X1, giving the protein MAEEEVAKLQKHLALLRQEYVKMQQKLADTERRCAMLAAQSSSQGTPTPAAAETFISRLLDIVADLYQQEQYSDLKVKVAGEQINAHKFVLAARSDVWSLSNLASTNELDLSDCKPEVAMAMLRWAYTDELELSEDDAFLIDLMKLANRFQLQLLRERCEKGVMSSVNVRNCIRFYQTAEELNASTLMNYCGEIIASHWDDLRKEDFSTMSAQLLYKMIKSKTEYPLHKAIKIEREDVVFLYLIEMDAQLPGKLNELDNNGDLALDLALSRKLESIATTLVNNKADVDMVDQSGWSLLHKAIQRGDEFASIFLIRHSAQVNAATVGAVETPLHLVCSFSPKKHSAEVMSGMARITEALLKAGANPNMQNSKGRTPLHEAVSSGNEPVFNQLLQCKQLDLELKDHEGSTALWLALQYITMSSDPSVNPFEDNAPVVNGTSFDENSFAAQLIQRGSNPDAPDTTTEYCLMQRAALANNEAAALFLATHGAKVNHVNKWGESSLHTACRCGLASLTAELLQQGANPNLQTQKPLPDDPLGVAMQTPLHMAIAHNHPDVVSVILEQKANALHATNNFQIIPDFSLKDSMDQTVLGLALWTGMHTIAAQLLGSGASINDTMSSGQTLLHMAIQRQDSKSALFLLEHQADINVRTQEGQTALQLAISNQLPLVVDAICTRGADMSVVDDKGDPPLWLALENGLEDIASTLVRHGCDATCWSSGPSGCQQTLLHRAVDENNEVSACFLIRSGCDVNSPRRPGPNGEGDEEARDGQTPLHLASNWGLEDVVQCLLEFGANVNAQDSEGRTPIHAAISNQHNVIIQLLISHPDIRLNIRDRQGMTPFACAMTHKNNKAAEAILKREPGAAEQVDNKGRNFLHVAVQNSDIESVLFLISVQANVNSRVQDAAKLTPLHLAVQAGSEIIVRNLLLAGAKVNELTKHRQTALHLAAQQDLATICSVLLENGVDFAAEDENGNNALHLAVMQGRLNNVRVLLTESNIDAEAFNLRGQSPMHVLGHYGKENAAAIFELFLECMPEYPLDKPDNEGNTVLLLAYMKGNANLCRAIVRAGARLGVTNNQGINIFNYQVATKQLLFRLLDMLSKEPPWCDGSNCYECGAKFGVTTRKHHCRHCGRLLCHKCSIKEIPIIKFDLNKPVRVCDICFDVLTLGGVS
- the ankfy1 gene encoding rabankyrin-5 isoform X2; amino-acid sequence: MQQKLADTERRCAMLAAQSSSQGTPTPAAAETFISRLLDIVADLYQQEQYSDLKVKVAGEQINAHKFVLAARSDVWSLSNLASTNELDLSDCKPEVAMAMLRWAYTDELELSEDDAFLIDLMKLANRFQLQLLRERCEKGVMSSVNVRNCIRFYQTAEELNASTLMNYCGEIIASHWDDLRKEDFSTMSAQLLYKMIKSKTEYPLHKAIKIEREDVVFLYLIEMDAQLPGKLNELDNNGDLALDLALSRKLESIATTLVNNKADVDMVDQSGWSLLHKAIQRGDEFASIFLIRHSAQVNAATVGAVETPLHLVCSFSPKKHSAEVMSGMARITEALLKAGANPNMQNSKGRTPLHEAVSSGNEPVFNQLLQCKQLDLELKDHEGSTALWLALQYITMSSDPSVNPFEDNAPVVNGTSFDENSFAAQLIQRGSNPDAPDTTTEYCLMQRAALANNEAAALFLATHGAKVNHVNKWGESSLHTACRCGLASLTAELLQQGANPNLQTQKPLPDDPLGVAMQTPLHMAIAHNHPDVVSVILEQKANALHATNNFQIIPDFSLKDSMDQTVLGLALWTGMHTIAAQLLGSGASINDTMSSGQTLLHMAIQRQDSKSALFLLEHQADINVRTQEGQTALQLAISNQLPLVVDAICTRGADMSVVDDKGDPPLWLALENGLEDIASTLVRHGCDATCWSSGPSGCQQTLLHRAVDENNEVSACFLIRSGCDVNSPRRPGPNGEGDEEARDGQTPLHLASNWGLEDVVQCLLEFGANVNAQDSEGRTPIHAAISNQHNVIIQLLISHPDIRLNIRDRQGMTPFACAMTHKNNKAAEAILKREPGAAEQVDNKGRNFLHVAVQNSDIESVLFLISVQANVNSRVQDAAKLTPLHLAVQAGSEIIVRNLLLAGAKVNELTKHRQTALHLAAQQDLATICSVLLENGVDFAAEDENGNNALHLAVMQGRLNNVRVLLTESNIDAEAFNLRGQSPMHVLGHYGKENAAAIFELFLECMPEYPLDKPDNEGNTVLLLAYMKGNANLCRAIVRAGARLGVTNNQGINIFNYQVATKQLLFRLLDMLSKEPPWCDGSNCYECGAKFGVTTRKHHCRHCGRLLCHKCSIKEIPIIKFDLNKPVRVCDICFDVLTLGGVS